TGGATTCAGCCTTCTCTTCCTGAACTAAGACCTGATGTTGTTTCACCAGATCTCAAACCTCTTGTCTGTCAGGAAGGGTCTTCTGTCCTGGATTCTGTTGTTGAAGAGTCTATAGAACATGATTATTGTGAATCATTATTACAATAGACAACACATCTCCATCCTCCAACAGTTGCCCCCAGAAACAGACTCACCCAtatgatctcacacacacacacgatctgcTCACCATCACACACAACCTTACCGTACGGTGTGTATTGAAGTGTTGGTAGAGACCAGTTGGAGTATTCTGTCAGTCAGAGCATCAGTGATGTCATTGTGGCTCAggctacaacagagagagagaaagagtgaaagagagggcgagagagagagagagagagggagagagagagagagagacagagagggagagagagagagacagagagggagagagagagcaagagagagagaaagagagaacgagtgGTCAGACATTTGTCACACACATAgtgacacacagtgacacacagtgacacacacacacacacacacacacacacacacacacacacacacacacacacacacacacacacacacacacacacacacacacacacacacacacagtgaaagccACTCACTCCAGGACTTGTACTTTATGCAGGTGTGTGATCAGGGGCTGTAGCTGGTGGTCCGTGAGTTGACAGTGGCTGAGGTCCAGTTCTGACAGACCCTCTGAGTGTTCCAGAACCAGGGCCAGAGATCCACAGGCCTTCTGGTCCAGCCTGGTCTCACTGAGGTCCAGCTCCCCATCCAGGGCTCTGCACAGGGACTCTGCGTGCCTCAGCAGCCCCTCTTCAATCCCCTCACACACAAGGTCCAGCAGCTGAAGTAGCAGAGCTTTGCTGGGACTGAGAGGACAagaatcagaaataacattatgaCACAGAGTAGGTCTAACTCCTACTGTTAAACTAGATGGTCAAAtgtttgtctttgtgtgtctaACCTCAGCTTGACAATATGCAGGCTGGGAATCAGCTCCCTCAGTGCTCTGTCCTCCACCTCACAGTCTCTTAGGATGAGCTGGACCTGGTTCTGGACCAGATGGGTGCTGTGTTGGTTCTGCTTCAGAACAGAGTTGATGGCCATGCAGTGGTCAGTGGTCAGACACAGAGCCTCCCCCTGGTCCTGAGCTGACAGGTCcacagaggaggagcaggagaagtcCAGTCTGTAGTGCAGAGACCTGAGCAGCCATACTGctgttggtggtgatgatggtgccCCCTGCTGGATCTGAGAGGCAGCACAGCACTGGAGGAAACTCAGCAGTAACCTCCTGtcaacactagagagagagagacagacagacagagagagacagagagagagagagagacagagagagacagagagagagagcgaaacagagagagagagagccagagagagagagagagcagagagagagcgaaacagagagacagagacagagagagagagagagagagagaccgagacagagagagcgacagagagacagagacagagacagagagacagagacagacagagacagagacagagagagagagagagagaggcagagagagagagagagagagagagcaaaacagagacagagagagacagagagagacaggttgagagagagagcgaaacagagacagagagagacacttacTTAAACACCAtcacacattaaaacactgaTGGTAAGATGGCGCCGGAAAAGAAGGCAGATGTTTTCCCAACCgattgcgttgtttgtaacttactTTTTAAACTTATTAGGACTTATTaagaccgaaaataacttctggacatcagattactcaccacggactggcagaacatttttttttactttaacgAGTCTGACAAGCCCGACACAAAAGATACACGGtcccagatccccgtgatttgcgtgaagaggTGGCGGAGAAAAAGGGGCGAGAGGTTCTCAGAATcctattccatatttagtgcactacttttgatgagggttggcaccctattccctatttagtgcactactaggTGATCGAATAAAGGCACCCTTCCTTCTGATGACCTATGCGGAAGATTAAacaccaacgggacattcaaaacttaATATCTTATGattgaccgaaaataacttctggacatcagattaagagaatattttttttaaactttaacgACATTGACAAGCCCGAACAAAAGATACTGACATCCCcgtgatttgcgtgaagaggCGGCGGACAGAATAAGGGGCCAGAGGTTATGCTTCAGGGAGTTGGGGCTGGTGATCGAATAAACCCACGATGACCTAtgcgacattatcaacatacagctggctggttataacatacagctggctggttatacagaaTAGAACAGTGGCGTCTGGCGTCACGCAGGGACGCACACAAAGCTCTCcacttggcaaatctgaccataagtctatcctcctgattcctgcttacacaattaaagcaggaaggcccagtgactagatcaatgaaatagtgatcagatgaagcagatgcacAGTTACAGGACTGTTTGGCAGACTGAATATGTTCCgggatggcattgaggagtttgaccagtcagtcaaccaatcaaatcaaatgtattagtcacatgcaccgaatacaacagtgcaatgcttacttacaggctctaaccaacaatgcagtttcaaaaaatatgcGTAAGAATAaaagataaaagtaacaagtaattgaagagcagcagtaaaaaaataacaatatatatacaggggggtgtcgGTACACTAGTAATATTACAGTCAGTATCACTCATAGTAGAGTCATATTACAGTCCATATCACAAGTTTTACAAACCTAGTCCAGTCCATAACACTACTAATAGAGTCCTACTATAGTCCACATCACTAGTAATATAGTCCTATTCCAGTCCATATCACTAGTAATATAGTCCTAATCCAGTCCATATCACTAGTAATATAGTCCTATTCCCAGTCCACATCACTAGTAATATAGTCCTATTCCCAGTCCACATCACTAGTAATATAGTCCTATTCCAGTCCACACCACTAGTAATATAGTCCTATTACAGTCAACATCACTAGTAATATAGTCCTattcatttaacattacatttaagtcatttggcagatgctcttatccagagcgacttacaaattggtgaattcaccttatgacatccagtggaacagccactttacaatagtgcatctaaatcattaaggggggggggggtgagaaggattactttatcctatcctaggtattcctattCCAGTCCACATCACTAGTAATATAGTCCTATTACAGTCCACATCACTAGTAATATAGTCCTATTACAGTCCACTAGTAGTATAGTCCACTAGATATAGTCCGACTCTGTATCGGCTCTGTACCactgccccctgtatatagcctccacatggactctgtatcggtaccccctgtatatagcctccacattgactctgtatcggtacccactgtatatagcctccacattgactctgtaccggtatcccctgtttatagcctccacattgactctgtaccggtaccccctgtatatagcctccacattgactctgtaccggtaccccctgtatatagcctccacattgactctgtaccggtaccccctgtatatagcctccacattgactctgtaccgtaataccatgtatatagcctccacagtgactctgtaccgtaataccctgtatataacctccacattgactctgtaccgtaataccctgtatatagcctccacattgactctgtaccggtaccccctgtttatagcctccacattgactctgtaccgtaatacattgacctgtatatagcctccacattgactctgtaccggtacccctgtatatagcctccacatggactctgtaccggtaccacctgtatatagcctccacattgactctgtaccggtacccctgtatatagcctccacattgactctgtaccggtaccccctgtatatagcctccacattgactctgtaccgtaataccctgtatatagcctccacattgactctgtaccggtacccctgtatatagcctccacattgactctgtaccgtaataccctgtatatagcctccacattgactctgtaccgtaataccctgtatatagcctccacattgactctgtactgtaataccctgtatatagcctccacattgactctgtaccggtaccccatgtatataacctcgctattgttatttactgctgctcttcaatcatttgtttttcttatctctaacttttttgttgttgatattttCTTAaacctgcattgttggttaagcatttcactgtaaggtctacacatgttgtattctgtgcatgtgacaaatacaatttgatttgaatgtagGTCCAGCCCTGTAGGACCAGCCCTGTAGAACCAGCCCTGTAGGAACAACCCGGTAGGACCAGCCCGGTAGGACCAGCCCGGTAGGACCAGCTCTGTAAAACAGCCCTGTAGAACCAGCCCTGTAGGACCAGCCCTGTAGGACCAGCCCTGGTTGTTCCCCTGCCTGGGGACTGGAGATGGAAATAGCTAATAGCTAAATCTTGTAGGCTACAACCTATCATTTCTCATGTGGAATTTAGACTTGTATTTTTATTGTACATTGTCCCTGTTCAAATAAACATAATAAATTAATAGTTTAACCAACTTCTTCCATTGCCATTCGACATATTACCAACCTGTCTGGCAGGATATTGACCCAACTACAACCCATAAACCAGGTAGATATATACATACTAATTAGCTTTTCTGAACAAAATAAGTTGACAAAATGTATGAAATGTGTTGCTTAGCTAACTTTTCTAAAATAAAAGGACCCGACAGTTGAGCCAATTTGCTAGCCTGAACTCATCCACTCACGGGCTGAGCTCGCTGTGCATCAACGCCACTGAACAGGGGTGTATTCAGTAGTGCACACAGTAGCAACAGAGAAACGTTTTGCAaaaaaacaagagtttctattggtcaAATACAGGTCGGTCCCTCCCGTTAGAACGTGTATAGATGTATTTCCCTTCCACTTCCGtgtataaaaaaaacaaacatttgtggaGCGTTCAGCAAGATGCAACGTTTTGGAACGCAATACGCATGTGGAATAGCGTCGACTCTAGGCTACTGGTGGCATTTCTATAGGCAACGTTTGGCTACTGAACTGGACAGTGTTTTAGACATCACGAGCAGGTGTGCTAAAGCGGTACCTGAAAGGGGTGTATGAATTAGAATACaccgtagcaaaacgttttgcaacgaaaACGACAGTTTCTCAATGGACAAATTCAGAAAAATCTCTTCCCGTTTGCTTGTtcggttcctagtgaatacacccccaGGTGTGTCACACCTCGCGCTGTTTTATAATTATTAGAACAGTTGCACTTGAAATGGACACATTTCACCGACATTATGAATAAAACTAACAATACAGATAAACCTAATGACAGGGTAATTTACCTGTCCTCCTCCATATTTACTTCACTCTCCCCATAGACATCAGGACATTTCCATCGGCTCCTTCTCAGAAATGACGGCGGATGAAAGTCCAAGGCAGTTTACTGTTGCTCAGCATATTTTACAGAAAGCCAGATTGTTCTCCTATTGTGGAAAAACAGAAGTCAGcgatttaaataaaataatatcaaatagCATGAATCCAACGATGTTGTTGACGTTCAGATATGGCCTCcgaaatgtaaacaaacatggaaTCGATAGGATACATGACTAAAGGATACCAAAGACCTAACATGACATTATGTCACATACTAAAGGGAAGTTAATAATTACCATTACATGAGATCTATATAGTTTATAGCTATTTATTTCTAAAACCATGAGATGGCATCCCATCCGCAGATTAGATAGTAGACCAAAATCGGCTACAGTGGTTTGCCCGAAATGTTAAACTAGTTAAATGCCTACTGTTTTTGTGAGTTACAGCCTATATTCAATGCAATCATTTTAAGAGTATGATAGCCTATACACACCTTTACTTGAACTATCTTGATTCAGTATAGTCCGCAGCCCACCGCCTCGCCTAGGACTTTTTTTTTGCCAACGTTACGTCGTCCTTAAAACACGTCCATAGAAATAAACCTGTTCATGTAAAACAATTGGTCTCTAATCCTGTGATAAAACCACGATATTTGCCATCTTAAATTAAAACAAATTTGTTACCTTCATGGCGCAGTTGTTTCAAAATTCCAGAAGCATATGTACTTTTTTACTTTCACTTTGAATTTATTACTCCAACACTGTAAATAGACTCGTGATTGtggatgctatgtattggccattgagcgGATGTGACGCCACTCGTCGGCCATATTGTCACTCCCCGGTTGGAACAGTCCTTCATAGGAATTAATGGAATTGTACAGTATtccaattaaatgtttcaaggataAAATTACAAAAAGTATTTGTGTTGTTGTAAAGGGACAGTATCATTAGTAATCTCAAAAAAATCTACTTTAAGGAAAATGTTTTggtatatatttttgtatttgtatgtttagctcacatataatataatatgtatgAATTACGGTGTCTTTAGTATAATAAATGTGGCAAAAACGAATGTAGATATTAAGAAATGTATTTCAATAGCTTCCAATATATTTTTTACACCGTTGAGGAAGTCCCAAGATGGATGAGTGGGGCGTCAATACAGCGCCCTCAAAAAATCATctagtatatatatacatttttgggTAGCTCCCCAGTGTGTTTGTGGAAATATTTAACTTTTTCACTGCGTAAATGGACCACGGTTGGCAGCGGGGTGAAGCATTGCAAGTTTAATTCCGTGTTTAGCCATTGTTCTCTTTATTATGTCTGGtcttcacaagagaaggtcacaGATTGTTTTATCCGAGTATCTTTCATTTATTTGAACCGTAAACTCAGTCCtttgtctggacaattgttcctttatgatctagtcaggtcattacaatagtAATATGCTCTAAAAACGCTCTTGTGACAAACACACTTTGCTGCCCTGTTTCCAATCGTCCACATGGCtgggagaacctattcaagtcaatacatttctaaaatgtaaacaaaaaaaagatgtattattagctaactagctacagtgcaGGCTAACTGAAATGAGCTAGCTAGTtggtgttacgcacgcctctatgaagagggaacgcaacactctgctacaactaaactctccgtgaagtgaaaacggtatggactgtaggtacaagaaagaatgacaacaggcagaatgtggtattGTTttccaggactttattccttcacacggtaatatggggaaaaggggctggacggaaccaaagcaaagaaagtaaatctcaaagccccccctctcctatcttacctgcctacccactacttacctaatttagcaccacctggtgccctaaccaaaatacaagggggtggtccgcccaggtcttacctagtgtgcctagacagcgaatatgctacgggtatatgtatgcccgcgggcctcttgtctaagcactccctaggtgccttccccttccccccctgggaacaaatgaaacagaatattaaacgatttcacaaacaaactaagaaacaaaggacatcaaataagctctatctgagcaacaaactcacaaaacataccaactctcagcccagcaaaatctctagaaaaatctctctagcaaaatctctgcaatgacctcccagcaaatctctccagcaaaatctctctagcaaaatctctgcaatgactaGTTACATATCTAGCCAACTTTACATACTGCATAGATAGCTAAGTGAATTAGATATCACCAGCTACCTAACTTGAGATTTGCTTAGCTATCTTGATGTATTTAtccctgtaaaaaaacaaactccaaatgcatttgtaggtagctagctaacagccataGCAGAGGGTGAAAGGATAGCAGCCCCAACTGTGGATAGGGCAGGTACGTTTGTGTAGTTCCAGTCCCTAGAAGTGAGAACCGAGATAATAGTAGCATACTATTCAGTGAGGTCTAATTTGAGTATAATGAAGTCTGTTTCTTGTGATGTTTGCTGTCCTCGGTTACAGAGAGCTGTGAAATCCTGTCTACGCAAAGGGATGCATGTTTTTTTGCACTGCACAGCTGACACAAAGGATCAACTCCTCAAGCTTCAAGTGGTaattatgtattcatttgtgatgcTGTCCTTGATAtaggcggcaaggtagcctagtggttagagtgtagaggaggtaggtagtctagtggttagagtgtagaggaggtaggtagtctagtggttagagtgtagaggaggtaggtagcctagtggttagagtgcaatTGCAATAAGAGTATTCTTGCATTTACTTCGCTATGTCAACTGCAGTTATATCAGTTtgatctccatctcttcattcaaagactcaatcatggacactcattctgacagttgtggctgctttgcgtgatgtattgttgtctttacCTCCTTGAccttttgtgctgttgtcttcgcccaacaatgtttgtaccctgtgcTCTTGTCAtattgttgctaccatgttgtcatgttgagttgctaccatgttgacatgttgagttgctaccatgttgacatgttgagttgctaccatgttgtcatgttgagttgctaccatgttgtcatgttgagttgctaccatgttgtcatgttgagttgctaccatgttgtcatgttgagttgctaccatgttgtcatgttgagttgctaccatgttgtcatgttgagttgctaccatgttgtcatgttgagttgctaccatgttgtcatgttgagtTGCTACCATATTGTCATGTTcagttgctaccatgttgtcatgttgagttgctaccatgttgtcatgttgagttgctaccatgttgtcatgttgagttgctaccatgttgtcatgttcaGTTGCTACCATATTGTCATGTTGAGTTGCTACCATATTGTCATGTtgagttgctaccatgttgtcatgttcagttgctaccatgttgtcatgttgagttgctaccatgttgtcatgttgagttgctaccatgttgtcatgttcagttgctaccatgttgtcatgttgagttgctaccatgttgtcatgttgagtTGCTACCATATTGTCATGTTCAGTTGCTACCATATTGTCATGTtgagttgctaccatgttgtcatgttgagttgctaccatgttgtgttgctgccacgttgtcttaggtctctttatgtagtgttgttgtcgtTTCTTGTCatggtgtgtgttttgtcctattttgatttaatttattttaatcccacccccacaggaggccttttgcctcttggtaggccgtcattgtaaataacaatttgttaactgacttggctCGTTAACTAAAATATAAAATTCTCAGTttctctctgttttttttttatttctacttcTCAGGTAAGGGTGTGATGtctgtacaaaaacaaaacatgctATTTTAAAATCACCCATATTGAAAAAATGTAGAACAATTAGACACCCTATaacccacacctacacactcatgtatcaatctgattgatggattgtgttgtgcagtaagcaggttcaggtgtgcagtaagcaggttCAGGTGTATATTAGATACCCTATCACCTACACACTCATGTATCAATCTGATTGATGGATTGTGTTGTGCAGGTTCAGGTGTATAACTGTGGCTCCTTCCACCTCCAAAGAATAGTCAAGAGGGCCGACCGTGGAGAATAGTAAGACACTTCATTAttcctatattattattattattatttcttcattcctctctccccttctccctaaatcctctaggttatatcagctgtgtcggtgaacccctcccgcatctgaactggctacatagagggcacagcatgatcagaggtgagaggtcacttggtcgggtcaacaggaagtattattaaagagatgctttacattgaaatacagatagagatgtagtggtcccagagttaatgatccaaggtctgTTTacattatacaggaagtattactaaagagatgtagtagtcccagagttaatgatcccaggtcagtttatattatacaggaagtattattaaagagatgcagtagtcccagagttaatgatcccaggtcagtttatattatacaggaagtattactaaagagatgtagtagtcccagagttaatgatcccaggtcagtttatattatacaggaagtattattaaagagatgtagtagtcccagagttaatgatccattgtcagtttatattatacaggaagcaTTATTAAAgatatgctttacattgaaatagatgtagtagtcccagagttaattattcaaggtcagtttatattatacaggaagtattattaaagagatgctttacattgaaatacagatagagatgtaatagtcccagagttaatgatccaaggtctgTTTacattatacaggaagtattactaaagagatgtagtagtcccagagttaatgattcaagatcagttttgcatttcacctcttGATGATTATGATGACAGACTGTTAGTTTAAGCCTTGtttgtttttaattatttttttattcagtCTCTCCATATGCAGGAATTTATTACATTtttgttcacctttatttaaccaggtaggccagttgagaacaagttctcatttacaactgctacctgaccaagataaagcaaagcagtgtgacaaaaacaacagcagagttacacatgtaataaacaggtatgttttgatgtgagagaggatgccaacacccagtcccgtcatcgccacctcaccTGCTCTtaaagataaccttcaggccgaCTGGGaacccaaggctggttaggagacactaTGATGTAAtagtgatgaactgagagaatattagggcaGCACTGTGATTCATTAATCATATCATTAATCTTCCCTGctcctctgttcttacctctttccctttgtcttctacacctctctctctcgccacctcCTTCCTCTGTTATAATGCACACcagatgtgcattgaagtacagattgaacttgtatttataatatattacaataTTTATAACACTTGTATAATGAACTTatttcaataaagcgtttcac
The genomic region above belongs to Oncorhynchus masou masou isolate Uvic2021 unplaced genomic scaffold, UVic_Omas_1.1 unplaced_scaffold_614, whole genome shotgun sequence and contains:
- the LOC135536409 gene encoding protein NLRC5-like, with protein sequence MEEDSVDRRLLLSFLQCCAASQIQQGAPSSPPTAVWLLRSLHYRLDFSCSSSVDLSAQDQGEALCLTTDHCMAINSVLKQNQHSTHLVQNQVQLILRDCEVEDRALRELIPSLHIVKLSPSKALLLQLLDLVCEGIEEGLLRHAESLCRALDGELDLSETRLDQKACGSLALVLEHSEGLSELDLSHCQLTDHQLQPLITHLHKVQVLDLSHNDITDALTDRILQLVSTNTSIHTVRLFNNRIQDRRPFLTDKRFEIW